Proteins encoded together in one Salmo trutta chromosome 3, fSalTru1.1, whole genome shotgun sequence window:
- the fbl gene encoding rRNA 2'-O-methyltransferase fibrillarin yields the protein MTPGFSPRGGDRGGRGGFRGRGSFGDRGGGRGGFGDRGGRGGFRGRGGGGGFRSPSGEGGFRGRGGGRGTPRGRGGRGGFGAGRKVTVEPHRHEGVFICRGKEDALVTKNMVIGESVYGEKRMNVEEGETKIEYRAWNPFRSKLAAAILGGVDQIHIKPGSKVMYLGAASGTTVSHVSDIVGPEGLVYAVEFSHRSGRDLLNVAKKRTNIIPIIEDARHPHKYRMLVGMVDVIFADVAQPDQTRIVALNAHNFLKNGGHFVISIKANCIDSTAAPEAVFAAEVKKMGSENMKPQEQLTLEPYERDHAIVVGIYRPAPKNKK from the exons ATGACACCAG GATTCAGCCCTCGGGGTGGTGATCGAGGAGGCAGAGGAGGCTTCCGAGGAAGAGGGAGCTTTGGAGACAGAGGTGGTGGACGGGGAGGTTTTGGAGATAGAGGCGGACGGGGAGGATTCAGAGGCAGAGGTGGTG GAGGTGGATTTAGGTCTCCAAGTGGCGAGGGTGGCTTCAGAGGCCGTGGAGGTGGTCGTGGCACCCCCAGGGGTAGAGGTGGACGCGGGGGCTTCGGCGCGGGCAGGAAAGTCACAGTGGAGCCTCACAGACATGAAG GTGTGTTCATCTGCCGTGGTAAGGAGGATGCCCTGGTGACAAAGAACATGGTAATTGGAGAGTCTGTGTATGGAGAAAAAAGGATGAATGTCGAGGAAGGAGAAACAAAGATTGAGTACAGAGCGTGGAACCCTTTCCGGTCAAAGCTGGCAGCAGCCATCTTGGGAGGGGTTGACCAGATCCACATCAAACCTGGCTCGAAGGTCATGTACCTGGGAGCTGCATCAGGGACGACAGTGTCCCACGTGTCAGACATCGTTGGACCT GAGGGTCTTGTGTATGCTGTAGAGTTCTCTcacaggtcagggcgtgacctGCTCAATGTTGCCAAAAAGAGAACCAATATCATTCCCATCATTGAGGACGCCCGGCATCCACACAAATACCGCATGCTTGTTG GCATGGTAGATGTCATCTTCGCTGATGTGGCCCAGCCTGATCAGACCAGAATTGTTGCACTCAACGCTCACAACTTCCTCAAGAACGGAGGGCACTTTGTCATCTCAATCAAG GCAAACTGCATTGACTCAACGGCAGCACCGGAGGCTGTGTTTGCTGCGGAGGTGAAGAAGATGGGCTCAGAAAACATGAAGCCCCAGGAGCAGCTGACACTGGAGCCTTATGAGAGAGATCACGCCATCGTAGTAGGAATCTACAG ACCTGCCCCCAAGAATAAGAAGTGA